A single genomic interval of Nonomuraea rubra harbors:
- a CDS encoding Dabb family protein yields the protein MIYHQVRLAMKPDAPEDQVQHALDLMRTLGEKLDVVEFFMVGRDFGGEFHYGAMYALKDIDAFRTYMYDPLHRQIDAIGLPLTANMISQDLTDDPDPEIGAKIAQVHTDRFSDHPELLGLVESLDAYEGSGVPTDDSKPQS from the coding sequence ATGATCTACCACCAGGTACGCCTCGCCATGAAGCCCGACGCGCCGGAGGACCAGGTCCAGCACGCGCTCGACCTGATGCGTACGCTCGGCGAGAAGCTCGACGTCGTCGAGTTCTTCATGGTCGGCCGCGACTTCGGCGGCGAGTTCCACTACGGCGCCATGTACGCGCTCAAGGACATCGACGCCTTCCGCACCTACATGTACGACCCGCTGCACCGCCAGATCGACGCCATCGGCCTGCCGCTCACGGCGAACATGATCTCCCAGGACCTCACCGACGACCCCGACCCCGAGATCGGCGCCAAGATCGCCCAGGTGCACACCGACCGGTTCAGCGACCACCCCGAGCTCCTCGGCCTGGTCGAGAGCCTGGACGCCTACGAAGGCAGCGGCGTCCCCACGGACGACTCCAAGCCCCAGTCATAG
- a CDS encoding TetR/AcrR family transcriptional regulator — translation MAGEPPEDVQHLRGDTATVRPGGRTARVREAVIDATIAELSEVGYAGLRVDAVAERAGVNKTTIYRRWGNKVGLVSTALIERRGQLVPPADTGTLRGDLIELLKEIRLGLGVPWVVALQREAGPRTAANADLYELLDRFWPARFKVSGVIFERAVERGELPAGTDPGFLLEMVSGPLYFHLLMLGRPLDDDFLERTADFILHGARARTHAPPGCGDTTTSAPR, via the coding sequence ATGGCAGGAGAACCGCCGGAAGACGTCCAGCACCTGCGCGGCGACACCGCCACCGTACGGCCGGGCGGCCGGACGGCCCGCGTCCGCGAAGCGGTCATCGACGCCACCATCGCCGAGCTGAGCGAGGTCGGCTACGCGGGGCTGCGCGTCGACGCGGTGGCCGAGCGCGCCGGTGTCAACAAGACGACGATCTACCGCCGGTGGGGCAACAAGGTCGGCCTGGTGTCCACCGCCCTCATCGAGCGCCGCGGCCAGCTCGTGCCGCCCGCCGACACCGGTACCCTGCGCGGGGATCTCATCGAGCTGCTCAAGGAGATCCGGCTCGGCCTCGGCGTGCCCTGGGTCGTCGCGCTGCAGCGCGAAGCCGGCCCGCGCACCGCCGCCAACGCCGACCTGTACGAACTCCTCGACAGGTTCTGGCCGGCCAGGTTCAAGGTCTCGGGGGTCATCTTCGAGCGGGCCGTCGAACGCGGCGAACTGCCCGCCGGCACCGACCCCGGCTTCCTGCTGGAGATGGTCTCCGGGCCGCTCTACTTCCACCTGCTCATGCTCGGCCGCCCCCTGGACGACGACTTCCTCGAGCGCACGGCCGACTTCATCCTTCATGGCGCGCGGGCCCGGACCCACGCGCCGCCAGGCTGCGGGGACACCACCACGTCCGCGCCGCGCTAG
- a CDS encoding XRE family transcriptional regulator: protein MDDDLDAALAAMGPRLRRLRRHRGLTLAGLAAETGISESTLSRLESGRRRPNLELLLPLARAHGMPLEELIGAPQTGDPRVHLRPIRRDGMTYIRLTQRAGGTQAYKLIIPGAAGPAEPVPQRHEGYEWLYVLNGRLRFVLGDQDLTLAPGEVAEFDTRVPHWMGNAGPTPVELLILFGPQGERAHVRARPRPHGTAGRT from the coding sequence GTGGACGACGATCTCGACGCCGCGCTCGCGGCCATGGGCCCGCGGCTTCGCCGGTTGCGCCGCCATCGGGGCCTGACCCTGGCCGGCCTGGCCGCGGAGACCGGCATCTCGGAAAGCACCCTGTCGCGCCTGGAGAGCGGCCGCCGGCGGCCGAACCTCGAGCTGCTCCTCCCCCTGGCCAGGGCCCACGGCATGCCGCTGGAGGAGCTGATCGGGGCGCCGCAGACCGGTGACCCGCGCGTCCACCTGCGGCCGATCCGGCGCGACGGCATGACCTACATCCGGCTGACCCAGCGGGCGGGCGGCACCCAGGCGTACAAGCTGATCATTCCCGGGGCGGCGGGCCCGGCCGAGCCCGTCCCGCAGCGGCACGAGGGGTACGAGTGGCTCTACGTGCTCAACGGCCGGCTACGGTTCGTGCTCGGTGACCAGGACCTGACGCTGGCTCCTGGTGAGGTGGCCGAGTTCGACACGCGGGTGCCGCACTGGATGGGCAACGCGGGGCCCACGCCGGTCGAGCTGCTCATCCTGTTCGGGCCCCAGGGGGAACGCGCTCACGTCCGCGCCCGGCCGCGCCCGCACGGCACGGCGGGGCGCACCTAG
- a CDS encoding MFS transporter, translating to MSTHSLRNAGPDPGAGRAVPPASGDEPPSAQRLRYPAVIVLCLTQLILVIDNSVVNVALPQIRHALGFSATGLSWVVTSYALVFGGLVLLSGKVGSIIGPRRALLIGVSVFTAASALGGAATTPAMLIAARVLQGLGAALAAPGTLVLLMSITRPGPQRARAMSVFVLSIGIGAGLGLVLGGLLTTSLGWEWVMYVNVPIGLVVLAGVRLLVPEAPRTPARLDVGGAVASTVGMTALVHGLISAESQGWTGPPVLASFALAAAGLLALVLIERRHAAPVVPLEFFTRMRSAAPLLAMMLIPAGQAGFLYFAALFTQNALGFTPLQTGLSVLPFSAALLVTNLLTGRLVPRHGERIVGSLGMSALLLGLLWMSRIDAADTYAGGLLGPFVLLGLGAGLTVAPVTAVIMHQAPPAHLGAASSLNQGMQQLGGALGLAVMTTVYGGAGTGEATAIATALTAGIVFPLLALTLFATWARPTTTAR from the coding sequence GTGAGCACCCACTCCCTCCGGAACGCCGGGCCCGATCCGGGCGCCGGCCGTGCCGTCCCGCCCGCGAGCGGCGACGAGCCGCCCTCCGCGCAGCGGCTGCGCTACCCGGCCGTCATCGTGTTGTGCCTGACCCAGCTCATCCTCGTGATCGACAACAGCGTCGTGAACGTCGCGCTGCCGCAGATCCGGCACGCGCTCGGCTTCTCCGCGACCGGCCTGTCCTGGGTGGTCACCTCCTACGCCCTGGTCTTCGGCGGGCTCGTCCTGCTCAGCGGCAAGGTGGGCTCGATCATCGGGCCGCGCCGCGCCCTGCTGATCGGCGTGTCCGTCTTCACCGCCGCCTCGGCGCTGGGCGGCGCGGCCACGACGCCGGCGATGCTCATCGCCGCCCGCGTCCTGCAAGGACTGGGAGCGGCGCTCGCCGCGCCGGGCACGCTCGTGCTGCTGATGTCGATCACCCGGCCGGGCCCGCAGCGGGCCCGGGCGATGAGCGTGTTCGTGCTGTCCATCGGCATCGGCGCCGGGCTCGGCCTGGTGCTCGGCGGGCTGCTCACCACGTCCCTGGGCTGGGAATGGGTGATGTACGTCAACGTCCCCATCGGCCTGGTCGTGCTCGCGGGAGTACGCCTGCTGGTGCCGGAGGCGCCCCGCACGCCGGCCCGGCTCGACGTCGGCGGGGCCGTCGCGTCCACCGTCGGCATGACCGCCCTGGTCCACGGGCTCATCAGCGCCGAGTCGCAGGGCTGGACCGGCCCGCCGGTCCTGGCCTCGTTCGCGCTGGCGGCGGCCGGGCTGCTCGCGCTGGTCCTCATCGAACGCCGCCACGCCGCCCCCGTCGTGCCGCTGGAGTTCTTCACGCGGATGCGCAGCGCGGCCCCGTTGCTGGCCATGATGCTGATCCCGGCCGGCCAGGCGGGATTCCTCTACTTCGCCGCGCTGTTCACCCAGAACGCGCTCGGCTTCACCCCGCTCCAGACGGGGCTGTCCGTACTGCCCTTCAGCGCCGCGCTGCTCGTCACGAACCTGCTGACCGGCCGCCTGGTGCCGCGGCACGGGGAGCGGATCGTCGGCTCGCTCGGGATGTCCGCCCTGCTGCTCGGGCTGCTGTGGATGTCGCGGATCGACGCCGCCGACACCTACGCCGGCGGCCTGCTCGGGCCGTTCGTCCTGCTCGGCCTCGGCGCGGGGCTGACCGTCGCCCCGGTCACCGCCGTCATCATGCACCAGGCGCCGCCCGCCCACCTCGGCGCCGCCTCCAGCCTCAACCAGGGCATGCAGCAACTCGGCGGCGCGCTCGGCCTGGCGGTGATGACCACCGTGTACGGCGGCGCCGGCACCGGCGAGGCCACGGCGATCGCCACCGCCCTCACCGCCGGGATCGTCTTCCCCCTGCTCGCCCTGACCCTCTTCGCCACCTGGGCCCGCCCCACCACGACCGCACGCTGA
- a CDS encoding DUF1684 domain-containing protein: protein MSNAPVPTGPQEFTRAWQEWRAGWEQWLSRPLGWLAATAHEWLDDTPRNRPGLPGLWWQDGDALHLDPQGTPMTFDGETFTTERRLTLAGAPDDVRVTVGDLEVGITYRGTYLIVTYDPGSPARRDFHGVPVHEPSPRWVLQGRLERFEAPASITLDSVGWGSHAHDTPGLIRFEHAGTEHTLQALTSNGRLLTVFTDATSGVTTYGAGRSLDLPVPDAGGNVTLDFNRAVNLPCAFSEHFPICPLPPSGNRLPFAVEAGEKSPR from the coding sequence ATGAGCAACGCACCCGTGCCCACCGGCCCGCAGGAGTTCACCCGCGCCTGGCAGGAGTGGCGGGCCGGCTGGGAGCAGTGGCTCAGCCGGCCCCTGGGCTGGCTGGCCGCCACCGCGCACGAATGGCTCGACGACACGCCCAGGAACCGCCCCGGCCTGCCCGGCCTGTGGTGGCAGGACGGGGACGCCCTCCATCTCGACCCCCAGGGCACCCCGATGACCTTCGACGGCGAGACCTTCACCACCGAACGCCGTCTCACCCTCGCCGGCGCCCCCGACGACGTCCGGGTCACCGTGGGGGACCTGGAGGTGGGCATCACCTACCGCGGCACGTACCTGATCGTCACCTACGACCCGGGCTCACCGGCGCGGCGCGACTTCCACGGCGTGCCCGTCCACGAGCCCAGCCCGCGCTGGGTGCTCCAGGGCCGCCTCGAACGGTTCGAAGCGCCGGCGTCCATCACGCTCGACTCCGTGGGCTGGGGCAGCCACGCCCACGACACACCCGGCCTGATCCGCTTCGAGCACGCGGGCACCGAGCACACCCTCCAGGCGCTCACCTCGAACGGCAGGTTGCTCACCGTCTTCACCGACGCCACCAGCGGCGTCACCACCTACGGGGCCGGCCGCTCCCTGGACCTGCCCGTCCCGGACGCCGGCGGCAACGTGACGCTCGACTTCAACCGCGCCGTCAACCTGCCGTGCGCGTTCAGCGAGCACTTCCCCATCTGCCCGCTGCCGCCATCGGGGAACCGGCTGCCCTTCGCGGTCGAAGCCGGGGAGAAGTCACCCCGCTGA
- a CDS encoding MFS transporter — MSQPVTVSDPGRTPAWRYAIGMFGTSIPINMIKGSMILYYVDILGLDVRAYGAVMVIYAIIDALDNPLLGHLSDRTRTRFGRRRPWLLVGAPMLAACMIAFFSAPASLEGVGLVLWFAVFAILCEAFDSMLNANYGALLPELYPRERDRAVANSLRQGFQLVALVISLAVTPLLTTSVFGTEESTQGFQTTAIVYGAVAVAVIVFMALSARERPRYSTRERPRLLPSIWSIVRNPMFWTVGLTGACYGIAMALVLSGIQLYVRYSLGLPVGNALYLQGIVILVSAAGLAVWTRVVARRGALWTWRLAFAVLAVSFAALFFATDLITAIAAGILVGAGWSGMLATNDLIVARVLDADATRNGEHREGLFLSAFGFFTRLNGIVTGLALTSLGVFFGYNSGADPGGDPGLAFRVYLCVYPFVLTAIGAVAARFVSVPIETPPEAGEPAEPPPPGPGDGPVGPQAPRSGDETAAERPR, encoded by the coding sequence GTGTCCCAGCCTGTCACGGTGTCCGATCCGGGGAGGACTCCCGCGTGGCGCTACGCCATCGGGATGTTCGGCACCTCGATCCCGATCAACATGATCAAGGGGTCGATGATCCTCTACTACGTCGACATCCTCGGGCTCGACGTACGCGCCTACGGCGCGGTCATGGTGATCTACGCGATCATCGACGCCCTCGACAACCCGCTCCTCGGTCACCTGTCCGACCGCACCCGCACCCGCTTCGGCCGCCGCCGGCCCTGGCTGCTCGTCGGCGCGCCGATGCTGGCCGCCTGCATGATCGCGTTCTTCTCCGCGCCGGCGTCCCTGGAGGGGGTCGGCCTCGTGCTGTGGTTCGCGGTGTTCGCGATCCTGTGCGAGGCTTTCGACTCGATGCTGAACGCGAACTACGGCGCGCTGCTGCCCGAGCTGTACCCGCGCGAGCGCGACCGCGCCGTCGCCAACAGCCTGCGGCAGGGCTTCCAGCTCGTGGCGCTGGTGATCTCGCTCGCGGTCACCCCGCTGCTCACCACGAGCGTGTTCGGCACCGAGGAGTCCACGCAGGGCTTCCAGACCACCGCGATCGTCTACGGGGCGGTCGCGGTCGCCGTGATCGTGTTCATGGCGCTCAGCGCGCGCGAGCGGCCCCGCTACTCCACCCGCGAGCGGCCCCGGCTGCTGCCCAGCATCTGGTCCATCGTGCGCAACCCGATGTTCTGGACGGTCGGCCTCACCGGCGCCTGCTACGGGATCGCCATGGCGCTCGTGCTGTCGGGCATCCAGCTCTACGTGCGCTACTCGCTCGGCCTCCCCGTCGGGAACGCGCTCTACCTCCAGGGCATCGTCATCCTCGTCTCCGCGGCCGGCCTCGCGGTGTGGACGCGCGTCGTGGCCCGCCGCGGCGCCCTGTGGACCTGGCGGCTGGCCTTCGCCGTCCTCGCGGTCAGCTTCGCCGCCCTGTTCTTCGCCACCGACCTCATCACCGCGATCGCCGCGGGGATCCTCGTCGGGGCCGGCTGGTCGGGCATGCTCGCCACCAACGACCTCATCGTGGCCCGGGTGCTGGACGCCGACGCCACCCGCAACGGGGAACACCGGGAAGGGCTCTTCCTGTCCGCCTTCGGGTTCTTCACCCGGCTCAACGGGATCGTGACCGGGCTCGCGCTCACCTCGCTCGGCGTGTTCTTCGGCTACAACTCGGGGGCCGACCCGGGCGGGGATCCCGGGCTGGCGTTCCGGGTGTACTTATGCGTGTACCCGTTCGTGCTGACGGCGATCGGCGCGGTCGCGGCGCGCTTCGTCTCGGTGCCGATCGAGACGCCGCCGGAGGCGGGCGAGCCGGCCGAGCCGCCGCCTCCCGGGCCTGGTGACGGGCCGGTCGGGCCGCAGGCTCCCAGGTCCGGCGACGAGACCGCCGCGGAGCGTCCGCGATGA
- a CDS encoding carbohydrate deacetylase — protein sequence MTRRVVITADDLGREPGTTEVIVELLAEGQVSATTLICVSPEAERAAGRVAETGVVPRLHVTLTSERGLPRWRPLDGPASLADPDGTLSDDPYVLGARGEAGDVIREADAQLRWMRERGLAPVAADSHAGTLYGLHGRSWLAEALAWCARHGLAFRLPRDPEPYFGGPLPPALAAAHELAVAHADALGVAIPQTIATNRRTARELGTYERLRDDYLRRLAALPEGTSELFLHPSREDAVRGPDGVVRVWEARLLRDPVWHKALDSEDVEVAGGWWA from the coding sequence ATGACCCGCCGCGTCGTGATCACCGCCGACGACCTCGGCAGGGAGCCGGGGACGACGGAGGTCATCGTCGAGCTGCTGGCCGAGGGGCAGGTGTCCGCGACGACGCTCATCTGCGTCTCGCCGGAGGCGGAGCGGGCCGCGGGCCGGGTGGCGGAGACCGGCGTCGTGCCGCGCCTGCACGTGACGCTCACCAGCGAGCGCGGGCTGCCGCGCTGGCGGCCGCTCGACGGCCCGGCGAGCCTCGCCGACCCGGACGGGACGCTCAGCGACGATCCGTACGTGCTCGGCGCCCGCGGCGAGGCCGGCGACGTCATCCGGGAGGCGGACGCGCAGCTGCGGTGGATGCGCGAGCGCGGCCTGGCCCCCGTGGCCGCCGACTCCCACGCCGGCACCCTGTACGGCCTGCACGGCAGATCCTGGCTGGCCGAGGCGCTCGCCTGGTGCGCCCGCCACGGCCTGGCCTTCCGGCTGCCCCGCGACCCGGAGCCGTACTTCGGCGGCCCCCTCCCGCCGGCCCTCGCCGCCGCCCACGAACTCGCCGTCGCCCACGCCGACGCGCTCGGCGTCGCCATCCCGCAGACCATCGCGACGAACCGGCGCACGGCCCGCGAGCTCGGCACCTACGAGCGGCTGCGGGACGATTACCTGCGCCGGCTCGCCGCCCTGCCCGAGGGCACCAGCGAGCTGTTCCTGCACCCGTCCCGCGAGGACGCGGTCAGGGGCCCCGACGGTGTCGTGCGGGTCTGGGAGGCGCGGCTGCTGCGCGACCCCGTGTGGCACAAGGCCCTGGACAGCGAGGACGTCGAGGTCGCCGGAGGCTGGTGGGCCTGA